GCCACCCAATGTGTTGAAAACTGCTGCTGGATAGTGTTATGAtagtttaaataaacataatatAACGAGCAATAAAACAGACAAGGTCTTTGTTGTTAAACATCTTTAAAATCTGCCGACAGAGttgtttattatatatttttgtagctATGATTTCTTTTAGATTGCTGAATAATTGGGAGTCTTATCAATGATATTTGAAAATCATTTGCCTCCCAAAGCTTTTTATAAACATTTGTAATTGAATTCGTTACCCTCTAAAACTGTAATCGATACCTTCGTCATTGAAGTGGTCACCACATGGATGAATACATTACACGAGAGCATAGTGTTCGTACACCCGCTCAACCGCAATGATGGAAACACTCGGAAGCTTTCACCTCACTTCTCACCTGCTGGTTCACCTAGGCGTGAGCGGAATTCTGATCACGCTCTCGTATCACAGTTGGTCGTATCAGGCAGCTGTGCCACATCGGAATCAGACAGTTGGCATTGTACGGCGCTATTGGCTTGTTGACTTATCAGAATCGTTGGTCGTTAAATGTGATAAGGAGCCACGATGCAGCGCTAGACTTGGAAGCACCGAAATCCACTAGATTTCAGGAGCAATGTTTCGGGATTGGCGCAAAACCAGGCACAAGCGATGGCACACGgtgcagcagaagcagcagacCTCAGTCTTCACCGAAAGGTTGCTCATTTAATCCTCACACTGTGTTTCCAGTGCACAAAAATCCACAATGAATTGCATTAAACAACGCCAAACAAATTGAGATTACATAAATCCAATTTGTACAATTAACTGTTTGCGAAAAAGTTGAGAATGAATTGTATTTGTTTAAAGTGTTTACGAGAATACCGGTTTTTTTTATAGCACTTGTATCAATTCTTGAACAAGTTTTAAGATTCAGCTCACATTTTACAAGGGAAAAAAATTGGCACGTTGATATATGGACGTAATTGCTCCGAAGCCATTCCCTTAACTTTGGAAACTAAgctaaaatatatttcaaaggCTTAAAAACAATAACCCTTCAACTTTCTTAAATTTACAGGGAGACGATGATTGTGTTTGTCTACGACACAGAGTGTCTCACAGACGAGGCGGATGATCCCATATCGGCGGTGCTCTACTTCCACCCAAGCTGGGTGTCCGACTCCCAGAAGGTGGCACTGTGTGGTCAGCTGATGGGCACGTCGTACTTCCTCAAGGATTGCTTCTTTAATCCCCGCATCTTGGCCCTGCAGAATGGAAAGTTTGTGCTGAAGGAATTCGGCCGTTTTATTCTGGTAATCTAATCAAATaattgcacttttcttttattaattcGATGGAGTATTCTGTTTTTCAGGCAATTGGCACTGATCGAAATATTGGAGATCAACTGTTGGAACATCGCGCTGACCTGCTGAGTTCCTTGCTCAAGTTTTTCCACCGTGATGTGCAGACCTTGTATGCACAGTATGCTGCACCGCCCGCCCTAAACCGCCGGAATCTCAGCGAGAAACTGTACCACATTTTTGAAACATATCTGCCAATGCTGCAGCGCAACGGAAATACATTTCAAAATGTGCCGAGGCTGCGAATGCCAAAGGTGAGTGTTTAAAGTAATAAACCGAAGACCTAGATAACCAAGATTTTCTTCCAGACGGCCAGTCATATATTCCTGGAGGCTATACAAACGTTGCAAAGTTGCCAGCAGACAAAGGGAATACTTGGCGGAGCGATTCTGTACCACAACAAGTCAGTTAATCCGGCTAAAGTCTGAACAAATTATTAACTCAAATACTTTGTATTTTAGGGTGGTTGCCACGCAACTGAGCGATATGGTGACCAAGCATCTTGTACTCACCGATCCTCTGCACATCCGCACTGCGGCCGAGCAAGTAACCAACCATCCTGAGTTCCACATACCCAACGGCGTTCAGATGCTGGTCGTTTATTTGGAGCATATGCAGTACCGGCAGTTAGCTGGTGAGGCACAGCGCGCCCAGAACCTGCAGATGAACACAGCTCAGCTCACACAAAATGGGATGCCGTTTCAGTATGCCAAGCGTAAGATAAAGCGGGACAAGTCGCTCATTTTTACCCACATACCCGAGGAGGAGCACGCCACGGAGCAGCAGGGATCAGTTGAGCAGTTACCACCAGCCCGGCCCAAATCTATGCGACCCACCCACCTGCCGTTGCGTATAAAAAGCATGCAGAGCAAAGAGCTCCCGGAGTCTGGCATTGCATCAATAAATTTCGACGAAACCGATTCCTATCCGCAGTTCATTGGACGAACCAGCGTTTGCAATACTCCAATGACCGAGAACAAGGTACTGCCGGTGGCCAATGTTATGTCCATTTGCGCCAATCCTGAAGATGAGGGCAAAGAGGAGGATATTCACAATTCCAATGGCAAGACACATTCGCGTCGAAATTCTCTGAAAGTGGATGTAGAGAAGTTCTTTCAAAACTTCATTAGCAATCCAAACAAACAGCTCACACGACGCAAATCCTCTGCAGACCTGCAGGATGCACTTCGCGCCATCTCCAAGAAACTGAATAACTTTACGCATGGCCTCAAAACCGATGTGAATCGAAATGGAAGCGGTAATGGAGATGTCTCTTCGGATTCGCCGGATTTCATAGAGGACGATGATAAGATCACTTCCCGGACCATCAGCGATCCCACCTATCCGGTATTCAACACTAACGGCCAGCAGATCTCGCGCAGTTTGTTTCAGCAATTCCTGGATCAGTATCGCAAATTGTGGGGTGTGGCTAGTGAGCAGGCGCACGAGGATGCCGAGCTAGCCGCTCTGGTAGCCGAGTTCCAGGAGTTTAACGCCGAGATCCAAAAGCTCGACGAGCACATGAGACAGCAAGCAGCGGAAGCATCCTCCGCCGATAGGAATCTCAACGTTTCCGCAGCCAAAACTCCGCTGGACAAGCGATCCATGACGCTGCCATTGAAATCAGCAGGAGAATCTACGTTCGGAGAGCGTACGTCCGGACGCAGTGGAGCTGGTGGAGTACCACTAACACCCCTGATGGCCAAACTATCTGTTCTGGCTCTAAGCGAAACAACGCCCATCGAGATACAAACTCCGCTGACAACCAGTAAGGTTTTC
This genomic interval from Drosophila mauritiana strain mau12 chromosome 2R, ASM438214v1, whole genome shotgun sequence contains the following:
- the LOC117136283 gene encoding uncharacterized protein LOC117136283, producing the protein MAAKETMIVFVYDTECLTDEADDPISAVLYFHPSWVSDSQKVALCGQLMGTSYFLKDCFFNPRILALQNGKFVLKEFGRFILAIGTDRNIGDQLLEHRADLLSSLLKFFHRDVQTLYAQYAAPPALNRRNLSEKLYHIFETYLPMLQRNGNTFQNVPRLRMPKTASHIFLEAIQTLQSCQQTKGILGGAILYHNKVVATQLSDMVTKHLVLTDPLHIRTAAEQVTNHPEFHIPNGVQMLVVYLEHMQYRQLAGEAQRAQNLQMNTAQLTQNGMPFQYAKRKIKRDKSLIFTHIPEEEHATEQQGSVEQLPPARPKSMRPTHLPLRIKSMQSKELPESGIASINFDETDSYPQFIGRTSVCNTPMTENKVLPVANVMSICANPEDEGKEEDIHNSNGKTHSRRNSLKVDVEKFFQNFISNPNKQLTRRKSSADLQDALRAISKKLNNFTHGLKTDVNRNGSGNGDVSSDSPDFIEDDDKITSRTISDPTYPVFNTNGQQISRSLFQQFLDQYRKLWGVASEQAHEDAELAALVAEFQEFNAEIQKLDEHMRQQAAEASSADRNLNVSAAKTPLDKRSMTLPLKSAGESTFGERTSGRSGAGGVPLTPLMAKLSVLALSETTPIEIQTPLTTSKVFPRRSSLKCEDAVDALAALTTAPAQPPGPIQPDGLQRTELYICGQQNMTLLLLMEEGTCQQQQVVQKMFDICVAKFPHMESQLNQTLNVNVEGDNRDGSNYSFMCVDSKWDVLQRNGPWNPLELNILESMHSIHSSGHHLTDLILRSHDSVYYGHKNGRTEFFYKEPTHQINGIPPPSDPIGNIHSRAKSRLERDHSYMLF